GGCCGGGTCGCGGGCCAGGGCCGGCCGATCCGGGCCGGCGAGCCCGCCCACCTCACGCTCGTCGACCCCGGCGCGACCTGGCGCGTCGAGCCCGCGGCGCTGACGACCGCGAGCGAGAACACCCCGTTCGCCGGCCGCGACCTGCCCGCCCGCGTCCTCGCCACCTTCTACGGCGGCCGGGCCACGGTGCTCGACGGCCGCCCGGTCGACGCACCGCGCGAGGCGGGACACTGATGCCCTACGTCCTTCCCGTGCTGCTGCTCGCGGCGGCCACCGCCCTCATCCTCTCGGCCATGTACCGCAGCTGGCGCCGGCGCGCCCGCGGCGTCGTCGTGACCGACCTGCCCGCGCTGCCGGCCGGGAGCCCCGCCGCCCCCGCAGATCCGCCCGTCGAGGGCGTCTACGTCTCGACGACGATCGCCGGCCGGCCGTGGGAGCGGGTGCTCGCCCAGGGCCTGGGGGCCCGCTCGGCCGTGGACATCCAGGTCCTGCCCGCGCGCGCCGGCCTCCCCGGCGGCGTCCTGCTCACCCGTCGCGGCGCGCGCGACGTCTTCATCCCGGCCGGGACCATCCACGACGTCCATCGCGCCAGCGGCATGATCGGCAAGGTCGTCGACACCGACGGTCTCGTCGTCATCACCTGGCAGGTGGGTGAGACGCTCCTCGACACCGGCCTGCGCACCCGCTACGGCGCCGACCGTGCCCGCCTGCACGACCGCATCCACTCCCTCCTCGTCGCGACCGGCGAGAATGCCAACCCGGAAGGTTAAGGACCCACATGACTGCTGCGCATGACCCAGACGCTGCGGTGCTCGTCCTCGAGGACGGCACCACCTACCGGGGCCGGGCCTACGGCCGACGAGGCACGACCACCGGCGAGGTCGTCTTCACCACCGGGATGAGCGGCTATCAGGAGACCCTGACCGACCCCTCCTACCACCGCCAGATCGTCGTCATGACGGCCCCGCACATCGGCAACACCGGCGTCAACGACGAGGACGCCGAATCCGCCGGCCTGCAGGTCGCCGGACTCGTCGTGCGCGACCCGGCCCGACGCACCTCCAGCTGGCGCGCCACCGGAGACCTCGCGAGCGAACTGACCGAGCAGGGCGTCGTCGGCATCAGCCACCTCGACACCCGGGCGCTCACCCGCAGGCTCCGCGACGCCGGCGTCATGCGCGCCGGGATCTTCTCCGGCGACTCGCTTCCCGCCCACCTGGGCGCCGACGAGAGCGCGGCGCTCCTCGCGACCGTGCTCGCCGAACCGGCCATGGCCGGGGCCGACCTCGCGCGGGAGGTGACGACACCCGAGGCCTACGTGCTCGAACCGAGCGGCTCGTTCGCGGGAACGGAACCCCGCGCCGTCGTCGTCGCGATCGACCTGGGCATGAAGGCGATGACCGCCAAGCGCCTGACCGAGCGCGGCGCCCGCGTGCACGTGCTGCCGGCGGACGCGACCTACGCCGACATCGCCGCCCTCGCACCCGACGGGGTGTTCTACTCCAACGGGCCCGGCGACCCGGCGGCCGCGACCGACGTCGTCGCCACGATCCGCGAGGTGCTCGACGCGAAGACGCCGTTCTTCGGGATCTGCTTCGGCAACCAGCTGCTCGGCCGCGCCCTGGGCTTCGACACCTACAAGCTCACCTTCGGGCACCGGGGGATCAACCAGCCGGTGCAGGACCTGGCCACCGGGAAGGTCGACATCACGAGCCACAACCACGGCTTCGCCGTCGACGTCCCGATCGGTGAGCCGGTCACCGCCCCGCACGACGGCGGCCGGTTCGGCCGGGTCGAGGTGAGCCACATCTGCCTGAACGATCGTGTCGTCGAGGGCATCCGCGCCCTCGATCTGCCCGCGTTCGCCGTTCAATACCACCCCGAGGCCGCGTCGGGACCGAATGACGCTGCCCACCTGTTCGACCAGTTCCTCACCATGATGAAGGGCGCCTGATGCCTCGCCGTACCGATATCTCCAGTGTCCTCGTCATCGGCTCGGGCCCGATCGTCATCGGTCAGGCCGCCGAGTTCGACTACTCCGGCACCCAGGCCTGCCGCGTGCTCCGGGAGGAGGGGATGAGGGTCATCCTCGTCAACTCCAACCCGGCCACGATCATGACCGACCCCGAGTTCGCCGACGCCACGTACGTCGAGCCGATCACCACCGAGGTGCTCGAGGCGATCATCGTCAAGGAGCGCCCCGACGCGCTCCTCGCCACCCTCGGCGGCCAGACCGCCCTGAACGCCGCCGTCGCGCTGCACGAGGCCGGGATCCTCGCGGCGCACGGGGTCGAGCTGATCGGGGCCAACGTCGCCGCGATCCACGCCGGCGAGGACCGGCAGGCGTTCAAGGACATCGTCGAGCGCTGCGGAGCCGAGTCCGCGCGCTCCCGGATCTGCCACAGCATGGCGGACTGCCTCGAGGCCGTCGTCGACCTCAAGTATCCGGTCGTCGTGCGCCCCTCCTTCACCATGGGCGGGCTCGGCTCGGGCATCGCCTACGACGAGGAGGACCTGCACACGATCGCGGGCGCCGGCCTGCACTACTCGCCCACGACCGAGGTGCTCCTCGAGGAGTCGATCCTCGGCTGGAAGGAGTTCGAGCTCGAGCTCATGCGCGACCGCGCCGACAACGTCGTGGTCGTGTGCTCGATCGAGAACGTCGACCCCGTGGGCGTGCACACAGGGGACTCCGTCACGATCGCCCCGGCCCTGACCCTGACCGACCGCGAGTACCAGAACCTGCGAGACATCTCGATCGCGGTCATCCGCGAGGTCGGCGTCGAGACCGGCGGCTGCAACATCCAGTTCGCCATCGAACCGACCACCGGCCGGGTCGTCGTGATCGAGATGAACCCGCGGGTCTCGCGGTCCTCCGCGCTCGCCTCCAAGGCGACCGGCTTCCCGATCGCCAAGCTCGCCGCGATGCTCGCCCTCGGCTACACGATGGACGAGGTCGCCAACGACATCACCGGCTCGACCCCCGCCTCGTTCGAGCCCGCGCTCGACTACATCGTGGCCAAGGTTCCGCGGTTCACGTTCGAGAAGTTCCCGGCCGCGGATCCCACCCTGACGACCACGATGAAGTCGGTGGGGGAGGCGATGGCGCTCGGGCGCAACTACACGGAGGCGCTGCAGAAGGCGCTGCGCTCGATCGACACCCCCGAGGCGAGCTTCCACTGGCGCGGTGACGCGCCCGACGCAGCGGCCACCGCCCGGCTGCTCGAGTCCTCCCGGGTGCCCACTCCGGGCCGCTTCGTCGACCTGCAGCAGGCCATCCGGGGCGGGGCCACGCTCGAGCAGATCCACGACGCCACGTCGATGGACCCCTGGTTCATCGACCAGATGTTCCTCCTGCACGAGGTGGCCACGGCGGTCGCCGCGGCCGACGGGCTCGACGCCGACACCCTTGCCGAGGCGAAGCGTCACGGCTTCTCCGACCGTCAGATCGGCGAGATCCGCGGCATCGGCGAGGCCACGGTGCGGGAGATGCGCCACGCCTACGGCCTTCGGCCGGTGTACAAGACGGTCGACACGTGCGCCGCCGAGTTCGAGGCCCGCACCCCCTACCACTACTCGAGCTACGACTCCGAGACCGAGGTGCGCCCGCGCGAGCGGGAGGCCGTCATCATCCTCGGCTCCGGCCCGAACCGGATCGGCCAGGGGATCGAGTTCGACTACTCCTGCGTGCACGCCACCCTCGCACTGTCGGAGCAGTACGAGACGATCATGATCAACTGCAACCCGGAGACGGTCTCGACCGACTACGACACCTCGGACCGGCTCTACTTCGAGCCGCTCACCTTCGAGGACGTGCTCGAGGTCTACCACGCCGAGCTCGCCGTCGGCCCGATCGCCGGTGTCGTCGTCCAGTTGGGCGGCCAGACCCCGCTCGGGCTCGCCGCCCGGCTGCGGGACGCGGGCGTGCCGATCCTGGGCACGCCGCCCGAGGCGATCGACGCCGCCGAGGACCGCGGCCTCTTCGGCCAGGTGCTCCTCGCCGCCGACCTGCCCGCCCCCGCGTTCGGCACCGCCATCTCCCTGCAGCAGGCGCGCGAGATCGCCGACCGCATCGGCTACCCGGTGCTCGTGCGCCCGTCGTACGTGCTCGGCGGCCGGGGGATGGAGATCGTCTACGACGAACCCCAGCTCACCTCCTACGTGCGGCGGGCCACCGGCACCGTTCGGTCCGATGGCTCCGATGACCACACGGACGCCGACTTCGCCGTGTTCCCCGCCCCCGTGCTCGTCGACCGCTTCCTCGACCAGGCGATCGAGATCGACGTCGACGCGATCTACGACGGCACCGAACTCTTCCTCGGCGGCGTCATGGAGCACATCGAGGAGGCCGGCATCCACTCGGGCGACTCGGCGTGCGTGCTGCCCCCGATCACGCTGTCCACCTCGATGATCCGGCGGATCCGCACCTCCACCGAGGCGATCGCCGCCGGCGTCGGCGTGCGTGGCCTCATCAACATCCAGTTCGCGCTCTCCTCGGACACCCTCTATGTGCTCGAGGCGAATCCGCGCGCGTCGCGAACCGTGCCGTTCGTGTCGAAGGCGACCGGCATCCCGCTCGCCAAGGCCGCGGCCCGAGTCATGGCGGGGGAGTGCATCGCCGACCTGCGCAGCGCCGGAGTCCTGCCGGACCACGACGCCGTCATCGACGACTCGGGCGCCCCGATCGCCGTGAAGGAGTCGGTGCTGCCGTTCAACCGGTTCCGCACCGCCTCCGGACAGGTGGTCGACTCCGTGCTCGGGCCCGAGATGCGTTCCACGGGCGAGGTCATGGGCTTCGACCGGGACTTCCCGCTGGCGTTCGCCAAGTCCCAGGCGGCGGCGTTCGGCGGCCTGCCGACCGGCGGCACGGTCTTCGTGTCCGTCGCCGACCGCGACAAGCGGGCCATCGGCCTGCCCACGAGCCGGCTCGTGGAGCTGGGCTTCAGGATCCTCGCGACCGAGGGGACCGCCTCGGTGCTGCAGCGTCACGGGATCACGGCCGAGGTGGTGCGCAAGGCCTCGGACGGGCCCGGCCCGGACGGCGAGCCCACGATCATCGATCTCATCTCGAGCGATCAGGTCGACATGGTCACGAACACGCCCGGCTCGAAGGGCGCCCGGGCCGACGGCTACGACATCCGCACGGCCACGACCGCGGCGGGGAAGGCGATCTCGACGACCGTGCAGCAGTACACGGCGGCCGTGCAGGCGATCGAGGCGGTCCGCCGCGGCCCGTTCGAGGTCACCTCCCTGCAGGACCACGACCGTGCTCGCGCCGCCCGTGTCGCCCAGGCGGCCCAGTCGGCCCAGGCGACCCAGTCGGCCCAGTCAACCCGGTCGACGACCGTCCCGGCCCGCGCGTGAGCGCCGCGACCGACCGGCCGGGTGGCGGGCGGCCCGGTTTCGGGGTGCGGCTGGGCGCGGCGATGGCCGCGCGCGGTCCGCTGTGCGTGGGCGTCGATCCCCACCCGCAGCTCCTGGCCGCGTGGGGGCTGGCGGACGACGTCGCGGGCCTTCGGGAGTTCTCGCTGCGGGTCGTCGAGGCACTCGGCTCCCGGGTGGCCGCCATCAAGCCGCAGGTTGCGTTCTTCGAGCGGCACGGCAGCGCCGGGATGGCGGTGCTCGAGGAGGTCGTGGCCGCCTGCGCGGCCCTGGACCAGCTGACCATCCTCGATGCGAAGCGGGGCGACATCGGCTCGACCATGGCCGGCTACGCCCACGCCTATCTCCACCCGGACAGCCCGCTCGCGGGGGACGCCGTGACCCTCTCGCCATATCTGGGCTTCGGCTCCCTCGCGCCCGCGATCGAGCTCGCCCGGGAGCACGGGCGCGGGGTCTTCGTGCTCACCCTCACGTCCAATCCCGAGGGTGCCGAGGTCCAGCACGCCCGGGGCGCGGACGGCGCGAGCGTCGCCGGGGCGATCGCCGCCGCGGCGGGGCGACTCAACGCCGGATCACTCGGATCACGCGAATTACCCGAATCACTCGGATCGGGCGAATCGACCGGGGACCCGGCGGGCCGGCTCGGCGACGTCGGCCTCGTCGTCGGCGCCACGCTCGGCCCGGTCGCCGAGCGACTCGGGATCGACCTGGCCGCGGTCGCCGGACCGCTCCTCGCCCCGGGACTCGGGGCGCAGGGCGCCACGGCCGCGGACCTGGCCGCGGCGTTCGGCCCCGCCCGCTCACAGGTACTGGCCAACTCCTCCCGCGCGATCCTGGCCGCCGGCCCGGAGGCCGGCGCACTCCGGGCGGCCGCCGCCCGCACCACCGCCGAGCTGCGCGCGGCGCTGGCGTGAGGGGGACCGCCCGCCGGCCGGGTCGCCCGGGTCCCGGCCCCAGGCCGGCCGGGCGGACGCGGGGATCGGGCCGTGCTAGGTTCGCCTGCATGAGCGTCATCCTGAACACGCCCGCCGCGGCGGAACGAGGTGGTCCGTGGCACTGCCAGAACTGAGCCCCGAACAGCGCGCGGCCGCACTCGAGAAGGCCGCCGCCGCCCGCACCGCGCGGGCCGAGGTGAAGAATCGACTGAAGTACAGCGGGGGACGGATCTCCGAGGTCATCGAGCTCGCCGGGGAGAACGAGGCCGTGAGCCGACTGCGCGTGCTCGCGCTGCTCGAATCCCTGCCCGGAGTGGGCAAGGTCAAGGCACGGGCCATCATGGCCGAGGTGGGTATCGCCGAGTCTCGGCGCGTCCGCGGCCTCGGCCCGCATCAGATCGCCGAGCTGGTGGACCGGTTTGGCTGAGTCCCACCGCAGCCGGCTCACCGTGCTCGCCGGGCCGACCGCCGTGGGCAAGGGCACGGTCTCCGCCGATCTGCGCGCCCGCTTCCCGCGCGTGTGGCTCTCGGTCTCGGCCACGACCCGCGCTCCTCGCCCCGGCGAGGTGGACGGCGTGCACTATCACTTCCTCACCCCGCAGCGCTTCGCCGAGCTCGTCGCCCAGGGGGAGTTCCTCGAGCACGCCATCGTCCACGGTCGCCACCACTACGGCACGCTGCGCCGTCCCGTCGAGGACGTCCTCGGCCGGGGCGGCCTCGCGCTGCTCGAGATCGACCTCCAGGGGGCCCGGCAGGTGCGCCGCACGATGCCCGATGCCCGCTTCGTCTTCCTCGCGCCACCGAGCTGGGAGGAACTCGAGCGCCGGCTCGTGGGTCGCGGCACCGAGGACGCCGAGGAGCGGTCCCGCCGCCTCGCCACGGCCACGATCGAGCTCGCGGCCGAGCCGGAGTTCGACCACACGATCGTCAACGACGAGGTCCACCGCGCGACCGACGAGCTCGTCACCCTCATGGAGGGTGCCTGACCGTCGCCGCCGGTGGCCCGTGTCACCCGAGCGGGCCCGGCCCGGAGCGAGTAGGATGGCCGAGCGCCCAGCGCGCCCACCGACCGAGTTATGAGGTTTTTCATGTCCGGAACCGTCGCCGTGCCCGAAGGCATCACCGACCCGCCGATCGATGATCTGCTCGAGGCCAGTGACTCCAAGTACGCCCTGGTGATCTGGAGCGCCAAGCGCGCCCGCCAGATCAACGCCTACTACGCGCAGCTGAACGAGGGCCTGCTCGAATACGTCGGCCCGCTCGTGGAGACCGAGCCGCAGGAGAAGCCGCTCTCGATCGCGATGCGCGAGATCAACTCCGGGCTGCTCCAGCCGATCACGATCAAGGACTGACGGGCCCGGGCGTGCGGATCGTTCTCGGCGTCGCCGGGGGCATCGCCGCCTATAAGGCCGTGCTCCTGCTGCGACTGCTGCGCGAGGCCGGCCACGAGGTCCGGGTCGTGCCCACGAGCGCCGCCCTCGAGTTCGTCGGAGCCCCCACGTGGGAGGCGCTCTCCGGCCGGCCGGCACGCCCGGACGTCTTCTCCGGGGCGCTCGAGGTGGACCACGTCCGCATCGGCCGCGAGGCGGACCTGGCGATCGTCGCCCCGGCGACCGCGGACCTGCTGGCCCGCGCGGCCGGCGGTCACGCGGACGACCTGCTCTCCTCGACGCTGCTCACCCTCACGGCGCCGGTGCTCATGGCCCCGGCGATGCATACCGAGATGTGGCAGCACCCCGCGACCGCCGCGAACGTCGCGACCCTGCGCGCCCGCGGCATCCACGTCCTCGACCCGGACTCCGGCCGCCTCACGGGCAGCGACACCGGTCCCGGGCGGCTTCCGGAACCCGAGGCCATCATGGCCGCGGCCCTCGCCCTCGTTCCGTCGGCGGCGCGAGCGGGCGAGCCGGGGGCACCGGCCGGACCGCTCGGGGGGCGGACCGTCGCGATCTCCGCGGGCGGGACACGCGAACCGCTCGATCCCGTGCGCTTCCTCGGCAACCGATCCTCCGGCCGGCAGGGTCTCGCCCTGGCCCGGGCCGCGGTCGCGGCCGGTGCCCGGGTGCGGCTGGCCGCGGCGAACGTCGACGCCGGCCTCCTCGCGGGTCTTCCCCGCGGGGTCGAGGTGCGCGCGGTGGAGACCACCGCCGAGCTCGACCGGGCCATGACCGCCTGGGCCGCCGACGCGGACCTGCTCGTCATGGCCGCCGCCGTGGCGGACTACCGCCCCGCCCGCCCGGCCGCCGCCAAGCTGAAGAAGACGGCCGGCCCGCCGACGATCGAACTCGTGCAGAATCCCGACATCCTCGCGGGACTCGTGGCCGGACGTCGCCCCGGCCAGGTGATCGTCGGCTTCGCCGCCGAGACCGGCGACGACGCGGGATCGGTGCTCGAGCACGGCCGCACCAAGGCCCGAAGCAAGGGGGCGGATCTGCTCGCCGTGAACGAGGTCGGTGCGAGCGCCGGCTTCGGCGACGTGCCGAACCGGGTCACCCTCGTGGACTCCTCCGGCCGCGTGCGCGGCGAGGCCCACGGGAGCAAGGACGACGTCGCCGCGGCCCTCCTCGACGTCGCCGCCGCGCTGCTCGCCCCGTCCGTCGACTGAACGCGATCCACCCGTCCACCGGTTGAACGCCGACGGGCCGTCGGCGGTCGCCGTCGGAGCGAGGGGATAGTCTCCCTTGTTGTGACGAATCGAGTGTTCACTTCCGAATCAGTGACCGAGGGCCATCCCGACAAGGTCTGCGACCTCATCTCCGACACCCTGTTGGATGCGCTGCTGGCCGAGGATCCCCGATCCCGGGTGGCGATCGAGACGGTCGCCACGACCGGCCTCGTGCACATCGTCGGCGAGATCAACACGAGGGCCTATATCGAGATCCCGGCGCTCGTGCGGGCCACGATCAACTCGATCGGCTACACCTCCTCCGAGATCGGCTTCGACGGCGACTCCTGCGGAATCTCGCTCTCGATCGGGCAACAGTCCCCGGACATCGCCCGGGGCGTCGACCGCAGCCTCGAGGCACGGCAGGAGGGCGAGGCCGCCGAGGACGCCCTCGACCTGCAGGGGGCCGGCGATCAGGGCCTCATGTTCGGCTATGCGTGCTCCGAGACCCCCGAGCTCATGCCGCTGCCGATCCTGCTCTCGCACCGGCTGGCCGAACGGCTCACCGCCGTGCGCAAGAGCGGCGAGGTCGGCGGGCTGCGACCCGACGGCAAGACCCAGGTGAGCGTGCGCTACGAGGGCGACCGGCCCGTCGCCGTCACCTCGCTGGTCATGTCCTCCCAGCACGACGACGACCCCGCGGTCGTCGCCTCGCTGCGGGAGGCCTTGACCGAGCACGTGCTCACCCCGGTGCTCGAGACCTTCACCGCCCGAACCGACCTCGACGTCTCCGGCCTCGACATCCACGTCAACCCGACCGGCAGCTTCGTCGTCGGCGGGCCGATGGGCGACGCCGGCCTGACCGGCCGCAAGATCATCGTCGACACCTACGGGGGCATGTCCCGGCACGGCGGCGGGGCCTTCTCCGGCAAGGACCCCTCGAAGGTGGACCGGTCCGCGTCCTACGCCCTGCGCTGGGTGGCGAAGAACGTCGTGGCGGCGGGCCTCGCGCGCCGCTGCGAGGTGCAGGTCTCCTACGCGATCGGCATCGCCCACCCGATCTCGCTGTACGTCGAGACCTTCGGCACGCAGACCGTGCCCGTCGAACGGATCGAGCAGGCCGTCGCCGAGGTCTTCGACCTGCGGCCCGCGGCCATCATCCGCGATCTCGACCTGCTCCGGCCGATCTACGCCACGACCTCCAACTACGGCCACTTCGGGCGCGAACTGCCGCAGTTCACGTGGGAGCGGACCGATCGTGTGCACGACCTGCAGACGGCCGTCGGATAGCCGAGACCGCCGGGGAAGTCGGGACACCCGGGATGGTCGGGGGAGCCGGCGACGTGGACGCGCGTTGACGAGGAGGTGAGGAGGATGGCGGTGCCGGAGACGAGCGGCTCCCAGCCGAGCCTGCTCGACCCCGGCGCGATCCTCCCCGGCCGCGCTCCCGCCGAGTTCGTCGGGAGCGCGGCCGTGCTCGTCGACACCCCGGTGCCACACCTCGACCGCACCTTCGACTACGGGATACCGCCCGCGCTGGCCGGCGACGTCCGGGCGGGGATCCGGGTCCGGGTCCGATTCGCCGGGAAGGACCGCGACGGCCTCGTGCTCGCCGTCGGACCCACGACGGCGCAGACCACCGCACCGCTGCGGCGCGTCGTCTCACCCCTGCCGGTACTCACCCCCGACGTGCTCGCCGTGGCCCGGGAGATCGCCGCCCACTACGCCGGCACCCTCGGCGACGTGCTCCGGCTCGCCATCCCGCCCCGGCACGCCCGCACCGAGAAGAGCGTGCGGGCCGAACGGCCGGAATCCGCGCCGGCCGCCGAGCCGGAATCCGCTCGACCGGTCGAGCCCGTCCACCCCCGACCCGCCGGGGATCCCGAGGATCTCCTCGGCCACGCCGGCGCCGAGCTCAGGTCGGCGCGGCTCGCGCGTGCGGACGCCGCCTGGTCCACCTATGGCGGGGGCGGCGCCCTCATCCGGCGGCTCGTCGCCGGCGACGCCCCGCGTGCCGCCTGGTGCGCCGTGCCGTGGCCACGCTCTGTGCCCCCGGCCACTCAGGCCGACCGGGCCGACCAGGCCGACCGGGACACCCCGACGGGCCCCGCCTGGGCCGAGTCCGTCGCCGCGGCCGCGGCCGCCACGGTCACCGGCGGCCGATCGGCGCTCCTGCTCGTGCCCACCGCCACCGAGGTCGACCAGCTCGCCGCCGCGCTCTCGGACTGGGAGCTCGACCACGTCACCCTGACCGCCGAGGCCGGGCCGGCCGCCCGCTATCGCAGCTTTCTCCTCGCCCTGACCGGCCGGGTCCGCATCGTGCTCGGCACCCGCTCCGCCGCCTTCGCGCCGCTGGCCGACCTCGGCCTCGTCGTGTGCTGGGACGACGGCCACGACGCCTACTCCGACCCGCGCGCTCCCTACCCGCACGCGCGGACGATCCTCACCCGCCGCGCCGAGCACTCCGGCGCGGCCGCGCTGTTCGGTGGCTATGCCCGCAGCGTCGAGGCGCAGGAGCTCGTGCACTCCGGGTGGGCGCGGGAGCTCGCGGCGCCCCGGGCGGTGCTGCGGGCCGGCACGGCCCGGATCGTCGCCCCGGACGAATTCGACCTGCAGCGCGAGGGCCGGCCGGCCGGGCCCGCTTTCCCCGCCCCGCCTGGGAGGTGGCCCGCCGCGCCCTCGAGCACGGGCCCGTGCTCGTGCAGGTGCCGCGCGCCGGCTACATCCCGCTCCTCACCTGCGCGCACTGCCGGGAACCGGCGCGCTGTTCGCGCTGCTCCGGCCCGCTCGCCGTCGACGGGCGCGACCCGGCCGGTGCTCCCGGTGCTCCTAGTGCTCCCGGTGCTCGTGTAGACGGGCGCCCCGCGGCGGAGTCCGGGATGCTGCGCTGCCGCTGGTGCGCCCGCCTCGCCGGCACCGGCGACGACGATCCGGCCGGTGACCCCGCGCGCACCGGAGACGACACCCGCACCGATGACGACGGTGCCGGCGGTGCCGGCGGTGACCCGGGGGCCGGAGGCTGGCGTTGCCCCCACTGTCACGGCACCCGGTACCGCGCGAGTCAGGTCGGCAGCGACCGCACGGCGGAGGAACTCGGGCGCGCGTTCCCCGGGACCCCCGTGGTCGTCTCGGGGCGGACGGCGGGCATGGTGGCGGCCGTCGACGGGCGCGCCCGGCTGGTCATCGCCACTCCGGGCGCCGAGCCCGTGGCCGCCGGCGGCTACCGGGCCGCGATCTGCCTCGACGCCGCCCTGCTGACGAACCGGCCGGAGCTCGGCGCCGGCGTGGAGGCGCTGCGACGCTGGCTGCGCGCGGCCGCGCTCGTGCGCCCCGACGGCACGGTCATGGTGCTCGGGCAGGGTGCCCCCGCGGTCGTTCAGGCCCTCGTGCGATGGGATCCGGCGGGATTCGCAGCCCGTGAACTCGCCGAGCGCACCGAGCTGGGATTCCCGCCCGCCACCCGGATGATCGCGGTGACCGGCACGGCGAGCGACCTGCGATCCTTCCGGCGCCATTGCCGCCTCCCGCGTGGGGCCATCGAACTCGGGCCCGTCCCGATCGCGGGCGGCGGGCCCGATCCCGGGCCGGGGGACGGCCTCGTCGCCGCCCACGAGCCGCGGCTGCGGCTGCTGCTGCGGATCGAGCGTTCCCGCGGCGCCGAGCTGAGCGCCGCGGTCGTCGCGGCCCAGGCCGTCCGCAGCGCCCGCAAGGACGGGGCACCCGTGCATGTGCGGGTCGACCCGGACGTAGTGTAGGAGCCGGACACCGAGAATTCCGAGGACACCTGATCACCGGCGAGCACCTCGGAGCACCAGCGAGGATGCGGCACCGACGAGCGAGAGGGACGCGATGAGCAAGGCGAGCGGAACGGGAGCGGTGAGCACCGTCGTCTACGATCTGGGCCAGGTGCTCATCGGCTGGGATCCGAACCGGGTGTGGTCGCGCACGATGAGCCCCGAGCAGATCAGCGAGTTCACCGAGACGATCAACTTCCGTGCGCTCAATCACAGCCTCGACGCGGGGCGCCCGTTCGAGGACGCCCATGCCCAGGTGCGCGCCACGTGGCCCGCGCACGCCCTGCCGCTGCGCCAGTACTGGGACGCCTTCGCCGACTCGCTCACGGGGCCGATCCCCGGGTCCGCCGAGCTCGTGGCCGAACTCCACGCGGCGGGGATCCGGCTGCTCGGGCTGACCAACTGGTCCGCCGAGACGTTCCACCACGCCCGGGAGGCGGCGCCCGCCCTCGGCCTTCTCGAGGACATCCTGGTCTCCGGCCGAGAGGGGGTGGCCAAGCCCGATCCGGCGATCTTCTCGCTGCTCATCGACCGGTTCGGGCTGCGGCCGGCCGAGACCGTCTTCGTCGACGACTCGCTGCCGAATGTCGAGGCCGCCGAGGCCGCCGGTCTGCGCGGCATCCACTTCCGCTCGACCGCCGACCTGCGCCGGCGCCTCGCCGACCTCGGCCTCCCGGTCGATCGCGGGCGCGGCCCGTCCGACGCCCCGCCCCGCACTGCCTAGACTGTCCCGCATGCGTCTGTTGTTCGCGGGCACCCCCGCCGTGGCCGTGCCGGCGCTGGGCGCGCTGCTGGAATCCGAACACGAGGTCGTCGCCGTCCTCACCCGCCCACCCGCGCCCGCGGGGCGGCGACGCACCCTGCGCCCGAGCCCCGTGCACGAGGCCGCAACGGCCGCGGGACTCGAGGTGATCACCGCGACCCGGCCGCACGAGGAGCCGGCGCTCACGCGGCTGCGGGAGCTGGACCTCGACTGCGCCGCGGTCGTGGCCTAC
The window above is part of the Pseudactinotalea sp. HY158 genome. Proteins encoded here:
- the metK gene encoding methionine adenosyltransferase, with product MTNRVFTSESVTEGHPDKVCDLISDTLLDALLAEDPRSRVAIETVATTGLVHIVGEINTRAYIEIPALVRATINSIGYTSSEIGFDGDSCGISLSIGQQSPDIARGVDRSLEARQEGEAAEDALDLQGAGDQGLMFGYACSETPELMPLPILLSHRLAERLTAVRKSGEVGGLRPDGKTQVSVRYEGDRPVAVTSLVMSSQHDDDPAVVASLREALTEHVLTPVLETFTARTDLDVSGLDIHVNPTGSFVVGGPMGDAGLTGRKIIVDTYGGMSRHGGGAFSGKDPSKVDRSASYALRWVAKNVVAAGLARRCEVQVSYAIGIAHPISLYVETFGTQTVPVERIEQAVAEVFDLRPAAIIRDLDLLRPIYATTSNYGHFGRELPQFTWERTDRVHDLQTAVG
- a CDS encoding HAD family phosphatase; translated protein: MSKASGTGAVSTVVYDLGQVLIGWDPNRVWSRTMSPEQISEFTETINFRALNHSLDAGRPFEDAHAQVRATWPAHALPLRQYWDAFADSLTGPIPGSAELVAELHAAGIRLLGLTNWSAETFHHAREAAPALGLLEDILVSGREGVAKPDPAIFSLLIDRFGLRPAETVFVDDSLPNVEAAEAAGLRGIHFRSTADLRRRLADLGLPVDRGRGPSDAPPRTA
- the rpoZ gene encoding DNA-directed RNA polymerase subunit omega translates to MSGTVAVPEGITDPPIDDLLEASDSKYALVIWSAKRARQINAYYAQLNEGLLEYVGPLVETEPQEKPLSIAMREINSGLLQPITIKD
- the coaBC gene encoding bifunctional phosphopantothenoylcysteine decarboxylase/phosphopantothenate--cysteine ligase CoaBC, with product MRIVLGVAGGIAAYKAVLLLRLLREAGHEVRVVPTSAALEFVGAPTWEALSGRPARPDVFSGALEVDHVRIGREADLAIVAPATADLLARAAGGHADDLLSSTLLTLTAPVLMAPAMHTEMWQHPATAANVATLRARGIHVLDPDSGRLTGSDTGPGRLPEPEAIMAAALALVPSAARAGEPGAPAGPLGGRTVAISAGGTREPLDPVRFLGNRSSGRQGLALARAAVAAGARVRLAAANVDAGLLAGLPRGVEVRAVETTAELDRAMTAWAADADLLVMAAAVADYRPARPAAAKLKKTAGPPTIELVQNPDILAGLVAGRRPGQVIVGFAAETGDDAGSVLEHGRTKARSKGADLLAVNEVGASAGFGDVPNRVTLVDSSGRVRGEAHGSKDDVAAALLDVAAALLAPSVD